The Triticum urartu cultivar G1812 chromosome 6, Tu2.1, whole genome shotgun sequence genome includes the window ATTCAGCTGCTGGTGAAAGCATCCAAGATATCTATAGGAGCACATCATTCCATGCTCTAGGCTCAATTTTAAAGCCAAGGAAATATGATAGGAGTGAAGATGCTAACTCATTACTTTGTAGATCCACCGCCAAAAAGTGGGAGGAAACCCCAATTTTTGGCATACATTGCCCATCTGTTCAAAATCCGATCTTCTGTGCCAATAAGGGTTGCCGGCCTCATAATTGTAGCCTGTTGATGGATAAAAGAAAATTTTGCATTGCAGTCATTGACTAGATGAATGGAAAATATTCAACTGCTAAGTTCGGGTAGTACAGAAAAAAGAATTATCATTGCCAACTATAGTTTATTGAAGTTGAGAAAAGATTATTACTTCAGGAAATTCTTTCAACACAGATTCCTCTCCAGCAGCCTTCGCCCTAAGCAATCTAGAAGGTGAAGAGGCTGATGCCCCTAAAGAAGAAACCTGGATAAATCTCACGATACCCCCATGCTCCTTGGATATCTGCATAAAATCTAGAATTCGTTAGTAGCTGGCCGCTATATAAAATTATTAATGTGAGATCACATGTTACATAAAGTAGAATTTAACAGAATATCTTTGGCCAGACCACATGCCAAAGTAGCAAGTTAGACTATCTTGTGCTCTGGAACAATGCTGGATGAAACCAAGCCAAGGTCAATTTGAACATCTACAGTTTGGAATAACCAGCATTCATTATGGATGACATACTCTTGCCAGACCACATTTATTATGCCAAGCTAAAGGTAGCTCTCAAATGCAACAAACCAGCAGAACAGTTGCCTCGTGTATGAATGAGATCTCAGGTCGGATATGTCGGCCAGAGTATAGAGGAGAAGAATTCAAGTTAGTTCCTATGGTTGGAAGGGATCTACTCCTAATACTCAATGGCCCTTGCAGCAATAGTCTACATAGTTGGATAGCAAGCATGCAGCAGGAAGAAAAATGGATGTGTACACAAGACATACCATTGCAAGTTGTTCAGCCATTTGATGGTTTACTTCTTCAAACCCATAGTTTCTTGTTTCATACTCCCGTCCTGTTGAAATTGAGTTGATATAAGCAGAATGAGATATGAATATGAATATAATGTGTCTCAAGAAAAAATACCAATGAGGTTAATGACCACATTTGACTTGGCCACGGCAGTCTTAATAGAATTCACATCTCTTGGGTTGTAGTTCATTGGAACAATCTGCCAGAAAGATGGAAATACATAAGAGGGAAAGAGGAAATGGGGTTAATGATGAACACTATTTGTTAACAGTTCTTGTACCTGACCCAAGTCACCCATTAATTTCAGGTGGCGGTGAGAATCCTCACAACCTCTGAATGGGACAAGAACCTGAGATCCCATCTTCGCTGAATAAAAATAACATTTTTGAGTAATCCTTCTAAACCACTCTGGTACTCTCTCTACAAAATTACTCTTTAAGTGACAACTAAGTTGATATAGCACAAGTCTTATCATCTCACCAAGTTGTTGAACGACATAGCGTCCAAGAAATCCAGTAGCTCCAAACACCGTAGCGACGATTCCACTGTCAAGAAAAGCCACAATGGTTTCTCGTGTTAGAGCTGGGAAACACTGACAGAGTAAGGCTATCCTAACAAATTAAGTCATCAGCCGATTTCGATCCAAAGATGCAATGAACATGATGGGTCAGAAAACATCGGCACATTGCACACCACACACTACAATATCAGGTGCCAAATTTCACATGTTTGCCACATATCAGGACAAGAAAGGAAATGGTGCTGTAGCATGGAAGAATAACGAACAACATTTGCAAAGGTTCATATATTGTATTCTTGCTCAACACCATGCCTTTCAGTGTTAAtacctactccctccgtccgaaaatacttgtcatcaaaatggataaaaaaagatgtatctagaactaaaatacgtctagatacacctccttttatccattttgatgacaagtatttccggacggagggagtacacataagAGATAGTAGTCACTACTTTACCTACTATGGTGTGCAAAACACTAATTCACCTCAACTTAGCTAAAACCGCACTTTCAGAGATTTTCAGGTCAAGCTGTGTACAGGTCACAACAGGGTTGCAGCGGTAGAGGCTGGACTAAAAGTTGGGATGCGCCAATTCACAAAGGTCCGTGAGTAAACAACCCATGAGTGCTCTTTGAATCCTTATAATCACTAAATATTTAAGATGTCGAGTTGCACAGTATGACCAGTAGGCAGGGCATCGATCATTCGGACAACTTAATTAGACACCAGTAGGCAAATGCAACATGCGAGATACATGATCTGAAAAACTAAGCATCAAGGCTGCGGTCATGGCATCACCGCATTGCGCACCACCTCTCTACTATGGCCGCACGAAGAGATCGACACATCAACGTAATCCAACAAACACAGAAATGAAATCGGCAGGCCAAACCTAGAGCGTCAAACGCCTACCACCAGTACAACAATGGAATACCCAACGCATTCAATCAGAGTTCCGAGGAGAAATGGTTAAGCTGTCACCTCACGGACGACCTCCCTCCGGTGCCCTTGCGGACGAGATGCCCGGCGCCCTTGACGGCCGGCGCCCGCGCGGACATGTACCTCGCGCCATCCGCCCCGCCCAACCCTGCAATCCAAACCGAACCACCGGTGAGATCCGCCCTCCCATGCCACGCGCGGGGAGGCCGACGGGTGGCCACGGGGAGATCCCTCCCCGGGCCGCGCGCATCTCGGCCGATGCGTACGTACCTTGGGGCCCGAGCGCCGGCTGGGCGGCGGATCTGAAGGCGGCGATGGCGGCCGAGGAGGCCGGGGAGAGGTGGTGCTGGTCGAGGAGGtggcgccgcgccgccgccgccgccgcctgcatCGTCGCCGCCGTCGGTGGTGGTCGTCGGAGTCGGATGAGGGgagggaagaggaggccgagacCCGAGAGCTGCGGTGTGTGGTGAGAGAGACGTAGGCTGGGTCGGAATCTAGTTGTTGCTGGCCCAACTGAGCTCAACTTATATGGGCCAGAAGGGCCCCGCGGGATTGGATCTTTACTGGGCTGGAGCCCATTTGGTGATGCGCATCTCTAAAGCGAACCACCGTGCTCCGGTTGGTGGGGTGGGCCTCCTCgtccgcttcctcctcctctggtcCTTCTTCTCCGGCGAGCTCTGCGCCACCGGTGCCGTCGGCGGGATGACGGCGGCCTCGAGGCTGTCCTACAGGAACGCCACCGTCGCCCTCTGCGCCATCAACGTCCTCGCGGTGGCGCTCCTCCTCCGCAGCCACTTCTCGTCCTGGCCGCGGATCGCCGGCGGCCACCGGTTCGATTCAGGTACGGGTTCGTGATCCCCAGCTTATTTCACACCGTAGGAGAACCTGGTACGCCGCTGGAACCGCCAGGGTGGAGAAATCCGGTCGATTTGGTACCAAATTTAGCGCGATCCAGTGGCCACCCGGCGCGGTAAATCTGTGCAAATCGCGAGCATTTCTCTTCAGTCCAAGTAATTGTAGGGTATGAACTTTGGATTAACGCTAAGAAAAACGAAATGTGGGTCTGCTCGTTGCAAACACTACAAATGATAGATTCATATCATGGGTGATAACTTCCTTTGTACTAGAAAGTAGATCATGTAGCTGCAAATACTTCACTATCCCTTGATTATTCAGCTGAGTGGGAAGACCGGGTGCTACTCTTTGGCAGCTCAGCTACGGTACATATGGGAGTCTGAAGAGTTGCGCCGTGCTATGGAGCCTGTGGATTTGATTAGGAGAGTAAGTAAATGTACAGTTTGTTCCTCCGTTTCTCATGATATGAAGAAAGAAAGAATATGCACTGCATTGCTAaaccaaaagaaaagaagaaatagACTCGATTGGTAATTCTCATTGATTACAACATTATGACATAGGTGAAGGAAATTGAGCAAGAAGCTTATGGAGAGCCTGGCATGTCAACAACGCAAGAAGGGACGGCTGCTGTTGACTTATCGAAAAGGTTGAAAGATTTACGGCAAGGGAATGACGGCAGCAGCCAAAGAGGTTATTTGACCCATCGAAGTCTCTTGTCTTTGCTGCATATTTAGGGGCACACTGAACAGTCGGCAGAATAATCTGTATTGTTTGAACCTTGACGCTTTGGTACTTGGTTTTACAAGTAACTGCTTTGAAATGGCATTATATAGCTGTCTACCCATATTGGTCCAGCAGCTTGCTGCAAGCTCACACGTTTTAAGAATAATCTTGTTTATTTACCAAGGCACCGGATCCACAGGACAACGATTTTTCTCTGTTTACATTTGCTGGCCATTATTGTGGCTCAGCATGACATCCACACTCTATGGAATGGAATAGAAGACTGGTTGCACAGTAGAATTGTCAGCCAAACTGAATCTGCAAATACTTAGAGGTTAGAGCGCTTCATCACAGCACCCACAATGTGGAACATTGTAATTAACATGTGCAATGCTTTACTATCATTAATCCTAGGCTGGTCTTGCATTCCATTCTAGCCTGTCAACGGCTGTAAAGGCAAACGCATGAACACATGATTGATGCAAAATTATGCATACATTTATGTTGTTCTCAGCAGGAAGTAATTTTTTTTCAAGATGCATACTCTTGGGCACTACTGCTATGTGGTTTGTAAGGCATGGACTGCTTTTTTTGTTTTGACATCATCTTGTGTACCTTACTTGGTATATAGTCTGTAGAA containing:
- the LOC125515429 gene encoding uncharacterized protein LOC125515429; this encodes MRISKANHRAPVGGVGLLVRFLLLWSFFSGELCATGAVGGMTAASRLSYRNATVALCAINVLAVALLLRSHFSSWPRIAGGHRFDSAQLRYIWESEELRRAMEPVDLIRRVKEIEQEAYGEPGMSTTQEGTAAVDLSKRLKDLRQGNDGSSQRALEEWRKRKMERARQRAIQKDGMMPGAKTP
- the LOC125515428 gene encoding NADH dehydrogenase [ubiquinone] 1 alpha subcomplex subunit 9, mitochondrial — its product is MQAAAAAARRHLLDQHHLSPASSAAIAAFRSAAQPALGPQGLGGADGARYMSARAPAVKGAGHLVRKGTGGRSSVSGIVATVFGATGFLGRYVVQQLAKMGSQVLVPFRGCEDSHRHLKLMGDLGQIVPMNYNPRDVNSIKTAVAKSNVVINLIGREYETRNYGFEEVNHQMAEQLAMISKEHGGIVRFIQVSSLGASASSPSRLLRAKAAGEESVLKEFPEATIMRPATLIGTEDRILNRWAMYAKNWGFLPLFGGGSTKFQPVYVVDVAAAIVNSLKDDGTSMGKTYELGGPDIYTVHDLAEMMFETIREYPRYVNLPFPIAKAMASPREMLLNKVPFPLPTPSIFNLDQIKALTVDNLVSENALSFADLEIKPHKLKGYPTEFLVCYRKGGPSFGSTVSEKMGSADVAPRF